From one Pseudactinotalea sp. HY158 genomic stretch:
- the narI gene encoding respiratory nitrate reductase subunit gamma gives MTTTWETMLWVAFPYVVLAIFIGGHIWRWRSDQFGWTTRSSQMYESKLLRIGSPAFHFGIIGIFFGHVVGLGVPNTWTRAIGLSDHWYHIMAITIGLAAAVACVGGLILLIYRRRTNRRVFGVTTVMDKAMYLFLALVIVFGVLATVVHTAIGTYDYREGVSLWFREFWSFQPDPAHMTSAPVFFQLHVISALLIFAIWPFTRLVHVFSAPIGYLTRPYIVYRSRGAQRERRGWEKVGF, from the coding sequence ATGACGACGACCTGGGAGACCATGCTGTGGGTCGCCTTCCCCTACGTGGTGCTCGCCATCTTCATCGGCGGGCACATCTGGCGGTGGCGCTCCGACCAGTTCGGCTGGACCACCCGTTCGAGCCAGATGTACGAGTCGAAGCTGCTGCGGATCGGCTCGCCGGCCTTCCACTTCGGCATCATCGGCATCTTCTTCGGCCACGTGGTCGGCCTGGGGGTCCCGAACACGTGGACCCGGGCGATCGGGCTGTCCGACCACTGGTATCACATCATGGCGATCACGATCGGGCTCGCGGCCGCGGTCGCCTGCGTCGGCGGGCTCATCCTGCTCATCTACCGCAGGCGCACCAACCGGCGCGTGTTCGGCGTGACGACCGTGATGGACAAGGCGATGTACCTGTTCCTGGCCCTCGTCATCGTGTTCGGGGTGCTCGCCACGGTCGTGCACACGGCCATCGGCACCTACGACTACCGGGAGGGGGTCTCGCTCTGGTTCCGTGAGTTCTGGAGCTTCCAGCCCGACCCGGCGCACATGACCAGCGCGCCGGTCTTCTTCCAGCTGCACGTCATCAGCGCCCTGCTCATCTTCGCGATCTGGCCGTTCACGCGCCTCGTGCACGTGTTCAGCGCGCCGATCGGCTACCTCACCCGCCCCTATATCGTCTACCGCAGCCGGGGCGCGCAGCGGGAGCGCCGGGGCTGGGAGAAGGTCGGCTTCTGA
- a CDS encoding DUF6457 domain-containing protein yields MSTNGDMGSDVWRPWIERAAAAAGVDPACVDVPLIHDLTKQVAHRYDRPMAPVSSFLLGVALGRAAGDGGADQAALARELVDRIVATLPEEAADPRAGGDRA; encoded by the coding sequence ATGAGCACGAACGGCGACATGGGCAGCGACGTCTGGCGGCCGTGGATCGAGCGGGCGGCCGCGGCGGCCGGGGTCGACCCGGCGTGCGTCGACGTGCCGCTCATCCACGACCTGACCAAACAGGTCGCGCACCGGTACGACCGGCCGATGGCACCCGTGTCCTCCTTCCTCCTCGGCGTCGCGCTGGGACGCGCAGCGGGTGACGGCGGCGCCGACCAGGCCGCGCTCGCCCGGGAGCTGGTCGACCGGATCGTCGCCACCCTGCCCGAGGAGGCGGCCGACCCGCGTGCGGGCGGCGACCGGGCGTGA
- the narJ gene encoding nitrate reductase molybdenum cofactor assembly chaperone — MSMLKALLDRRRNTELALPDVRAAHACASWLVGYPGDDLIERLPQLGEIAAGLDPRLGEPLARTARALASSDVLELRSLYVDTFDTRRRGCLFLTYYSNGDTRRRGMALVRIKDTYRRAGLEVPETELPDHLTLVLEFAAGHDAAGGMKILTQNRPGVELLRMHLEAISSPWHGALEAICATMPPLGDVDIEQMAQLAADGPETEEVGLDGYGADAHNLHPASRPGPTGCGSATEQPGYGPGTVPGTGPTQGRTVPEGMREFPLTPARSEGASS, encoded by the coding sequence ATGAGCATGCTCAAGGCCCTGCTGGACCGGCGCCGCAACACCGAGCTCGCGCTGCCCGACGTCCGCGCCGCCCACGCCTGCGCCTCCTGGCTCGTGGGCTATCCGGGCGACGATCTGATCGAGCGGCTGCCGCAGCTCGGCGAGATCGCCGCGGGACTCGACCCGCGCCTGGGCGAGCCGCTGGCACGCACGGCGCGCGCGTTGGCGAGCTCCGACGTCCTCGAGCTGCGCAGCCTCTACGTGGACACGTTCGACACGCGCCGGCGCGGCTGCCTGTTCCTCACCTACTACTCGAACGGCGACACCCGCCGGCGCGGGATGGCGCTCGTGCGGATCAAGGACACGTACCGGCGCGCCGGGCTCGAGGTGCCCGAGACCGAACTGCCCGACCACCTGACCCTCGTGCTCGAGTTCGCCGCCGGGCACGACGCGGCCGGCGGCATGAAGATCCTCACCCAGAACCGCCCCGGGGTGGAGCTGCTGCGGATGCACCTCGAGGCGATCTCCTCGCCGTGGCACGGCGCGCTCGAGGCGATCTGCGCCACGATGCCCCCGCTCGGCGACGTCGACATCGAGCAGATGGCCCAGCTCGCCGCCGACGGCCCCGAGACCGAGGAGGTCGGCCTCGACGGCTACGGGGCCGACGCCCACAACCTGCATCCCGCCTCGCGCCCGGGCCCGACGGGCTGCGGTTCCGCCACGGAGCAGCCCGGGTACGGACCCGGCACCGTGCCCGGCACCGGCCCCACCCAAGGCCGCACCGTTCCCGAGGGTATGCGCGAGTTCCCGCTCACCCCGGCCCGATCAGAAGGAGCGAGCTCATGA
- a CDS encoding molybdenum cofactor guanylyltransferase, which yields MRCAAVILAGGRGSRLGGVRKAELRVDGDALLAYVLAAVEACSERVVVGFPDLDVPAGVVLTREDPPGSGPAAGIAAGMARVGAGADWVLVLACDLPGAGEIVPELLAAAAAAPAQVESILARTPAADLPPGDRGGDRGGDRAGDRAGARAGDVEGRTEWLTGIHRAGALRRVIAARGEGLIDGSVRRLFASMRQATIAAPPGSTRDVDTWEDHRYWLARAGEGRER from the coding sequence ATGCGGTGCGCGGCGGTCATCCTCGCCGGCGGCCGCGGCTCGCGGCTCGGCGGGGTGCGCAAGGCCGAACTGCGTGTGGACGGCGACGCGCTCCTCGCGTACGTCCTCGCCGCCGTCGAGGCGTGCTCGGAGCGGGTGGTGGTCGGCTTCCCGGACCTGGACGTGCCCGCGGGGGTCGTGCTCACCCGCGAGGATCCGCCCGGGTCCGGGCCCGCGGCGGGAATCGCCGCCGGGATGGCCCGGGTCGGGGCGGGCGCCGACTGGGTGCTCGTGCTCGCGTGCGACCTGCCCGGGGCGGGGGAGATCGTGCCGGAGCTCCTCGCGGCCGCCGCGGCGGCGCCGGCGCAGGTGGAGAGCATCCTCGCCCGGACCCCCGCGGCGGACCTGCCCCCCGGCGACCGTGGCGGCGATCGGGGCGGCGATCGGGCCGGCGACCGGGCCGGCGCTCGGGCCGGCGACGTCGAGGGCCGCACCGAATGGCTCACCGGCATCCACCGGGCCGGGGCCCTGCGGCGGGTGATCGCAGCGCGCGGGGAGGGGCTGATCGACGGATCCGTGCGTCGTCTCTTCGCCTCGATGCGGCAGGCGACGATCGCGGCACCACCCGGATCCACGCGGGACGTCGACACGTGGGAGGACCATCGGTACTGGCTCGCGCGAGCCGGGGAAGGACGGGAGAGATGA
- the narH gene encoding nitrate reductase subunit beta encodes MRVMAQMAMVMNLDKCIGCHTCSVTCKQAWTNRTGMEYVWFNNVETRPGQGYPRGYEDQEKWRGGWELGKNGRLKLKDGGRVAKLLKLFANPRLPGIEDYYEPWTYEYDKLLNSPAQQQIVTAPPKSLITGERVDIQWSGNWDDDLGGTYAHKDKDPMIRGIEDKVKLDFDNTFMFYLPRICEHCLNPTCVASCPTGAIYKRAEDGIVLVDQDKCRGWRMCVSGCPYKKMYFNHRTGKAEKCTFCYPRIENGEPTVCAETCVGRLRYIGLVLYDADRVTEAASTPDEHDLYEAQRSLILDPNDPEVLDAADRAGIPYDWVMAAQRSPIYALIHTYGVALPLHPEYRTMPMVWYIPPLSPVVDAVQDTGYDAEDAENLFSAIDTLRIPVEYLANLFTAGHVPTVERVLYRLAGMRSYMRDINLGNEPKEGIANAVGLTGREMQAMYRLLAIAKYDERYVIPAAHSEQAHDIEGSHTDCPLNGEGGPGMSEAMGSDPLGVGVGGKGKVTLLAWNPDDRPEKMFPPRLGTAPA; translated from the coding sequence ATGCGCGTCATGGCCCAAATGGCAATGGTGATGAACCTCGACAAGTGCATCGGCTGTCACACCTGTTCCGTCACCTGCAAGCAGGCGTGGACCAACCGGACCGGGATGGAGTACGTCTGGTTCAACAACGTCGAGACCCGGCCCGGCCAGGGCTATCCCCGCGGCTACGAGGATCAGGAGAAGTGGCGCGGCGGCTGGGAGCTCGGCAAGAACGGCCGGCTCAAGCTCAAGGACGGCGGCCGCGTGGCCAAGCTGCTCAAGCTCTTCGCCAACCCCCGCCTGCCCGGCATCGAGGACTACTACGAGCCGTGGACGTACGAGTACGACAAGCTCCTCAACTCCCCCGCCCAGCAGCAGATCGTCACGGCGCCGCCGAAGTCCCTCATCACGGGGGAGCGGGTCGACATCCAGTGGTCGGGCAACTGGGACGACGACCTGGGCGGCACGTACGCCCACAAGGACAAGGACCCGATGATCCGGGGCATCGAGGACAAGGTGAAGCTCGACTTCGACAACACCTTCATGTTCTACCTGCCGCGCATCTGCGAGCACTGCCTCAACCCGACGTGCGTGGCCTCCTGCCCGACCGGCGCGATCTACAAGCGCGCCGAGGACGGCATCGTGCTGGTCGACCAGGACAAGTGCCGCGGCTGGCGCATGTGCGTCTCCGGGTGCCCGTACAAGAAGATGTACTTCAACCACCGCACCGGCAAGGCGGAGAAGTGCACGTTCTGCTATCCCCGGATCGAGAACGGCGAGCCGACCGTGTGCGCGGAGACCTGCGTGGGCCGGCTGCGCTACATCGGCCTCGTGCTCTACGACGCCGACCGCGTGACCGAGGCCGCCTCGACCCCCGACGAGCACGACCTGTACGAGGCGCAGCGCAGCCTCATCCTCGACCCGAACGACCCGGAGGTGCTCGACGCCGCCGACCGGGCCGGCATCCCCTACGACTGGGTCATGGCCGCCCAGCGCTCGCCGATCTACGCGCTCATCCACACCTACGGCGTCGCGCTCCCGCTCCACCCGGAATACCGCACCATGCCGATGGTCTGGTACATCCCGCCGCTGTCGCCGGTGGTCGACGCCGTGCAGGACACGGGCTACGACGCCGAGGACGCCGAGAACCTGTTCTCCGCGATCGACACGCTGCGGATCCCGGTGGAGTACCTGGCGAACCTGTTCACCGCCGGGCACGTGCCCACCGTCGAGCGGGTGCTCTACCGGCTCGCCGGGATGCGCTCGTACATGCGCGACATCAACCTCGGCAACGAGCCGAAGGAGGGCATCGCCAACGCCGTGGGCCTCACGGGCCGGGAGATGCAGGCGATGTACCGGCTGCTCGCCATCGCCAAATACGACGAGCGCTACGTCATCCCCGCCGCCCACTCCGAGCAGGCGCACGACATCGAGGGCAGCCACACGGACTGCCCACTCAACGGCGAGGGCGGCCCCGGGATGTCCGAGGCCATGGGCAGCGACCCGCTCGGGGTGGGCGTCGGCGGCAAGGGCAAGGTGACCCTCCTCGCCTGGAACCCGGACGACCGGCCGGAGAAGATGTTCCCGCCGCGCCTCGGAACGGCCCCGGCATGA
- a CDS encoding molybdopterin-binding protein, with translation MRVHPRVRVAIIVTGDELAATGADLAPGQVPDSNGILLRATLSDFGADVRRHHTCSDSPEAFGALIDDAAADVDLVITTGGASVGAHDVARQVLTTRGVRFAAVAIQPAKPQGFGIVRGVPVLALPGNPGAVHASLHALVRPVLARLGGVRLPAPLRLPVARGWTARPGLRQFVPVTIGPEGISPVIPGGVAAHRVSSMAHADGLASVPPGMAQVCTGDILSVLVTRA, from the coding sequence GTGCGCGTGCATCCGCGCGTGCGGGTGGCGATCATCGTCACGGGTGACGAGCTGGCGGCCACGGGGGCCGACCTGGCCCCGGGGCAGGTGCCCGATTCCAATGGGATCCTGCTGCGGGCCACCCTAAGCGACTTCGGTGCCGACGTGCGCCGGCACCACACCTGCAGCGACTCCCCGGAGGCCTTCGGCGCCCTGATCGACGACGCCGCGGCCGATGTCGACCTCGTGATCACGACCGGCGGGGCCTCGGTCGGCGCGCACGACGTGGCCCGGCAGGTGCTCACCACCCGGGGCGTGCGGTTCGCCGCGGTCGCGATCCAGCCCGCGAAGCCCCAGGGCTTCGGGATCGTCCGCGGCGTGCCGGTGCTCGCACTCCCGGGTAATCCGGGCGCCGTGCACGCGAGCCTGCACGCGCTCGTGCGGCCCGTGCTCGCCCGTCTCGGCGGGGTGCGCCTTCCCGCGCCGCTGCGATTGCCGGTCGCCCGGGGCTGGACGGCGCGCCCGGGCCTGCGCCAGTTCGTGCCCGTGACGATCGGGCCCGAGGGGATCTCCCCCGTCATCCCCGGCGGCGTGGCCGCCCACCGGGTGAGCTCGATGGCTCACGCCGATGGGCTGGCCAGTGTGCCGCCCGGGATGGCTCAGGTGTGCACCGGAGACATCCTCTCCGTGCTCGTCACCCGCGCCTGA
- a CDS encoding nitrate reductase subunit alpha: MTTTESAGPDNALVDALIGTRKLFQPRARITEDNREIHRQGGRESDAFYRNRWSHDKVVRSTHGVNCTGSCSWKVYVKDGIITWESQQTDYPTAGADLPEYEPRGCPRGASFSWYTYSPTRVRYPYVRAELLRQFRESKKRLGDPVDAWAAVVADRAGAARYKAQRGKGGLVRARWEEVTEIIAAAYVHTIKEYGPDRIAGFSPIPAMSQISFSSGARFHQLIGGPMLSFYDWYADLPPASPQVFGDQTDVPESGDWWNAAYLMMWGSNVPLTRTPDAHWMTEARYRGQKVIAVAPDYAENVKFADEWLRPHPGTDAALALGMGHTILKEFYVENPNEYFVSYAKQYTDLPFLVEVSRDDAGAYRPGKFVVAADLDPAAVPEQASEHADFKPVMMDTRTNAPVVPPGTLGHRFNDEGIGRWHLDLGGIEPALSLLDSTADTADTADTVEILMPRFDTTGQGGRGDVVRGVPVRRLGERLVTTVYDLMLATFGVGRPGMPGEWARGLDDADALYTPAWQEAITGVPGGICARIGREFAQNAIDSGGRSMIIMGAGTNHWFHSDLIYRAFLTLTTLCGTQGVNGGGWAHYVGQEKVRPLTGWAHLANALDWSRPPRQMTQTTYWYMHTDQWRYDQFGADTLAATTGAGSFADMTTADAVALSARLGWQPFFPQFDVNPLEIADRAAAAERPTVEYLVDQLKSGGINFAVEDPDAEQNFPRIWSIWRANTLGSSAKGDQYFFKHLLGVDNTVGAEETAPQFRPKDVRWREEGPTGKTDLVLTLDFRMTTHTLHSDIILPAATWYEKYDLNTTDMHPFIHSFNPAISTPWQSRTDWQTWATIAEKFSELAATHLGVRTDVVAAPLQHDSIGALATPRGRVRDWKKGECEPIPGITLPNLVEVERDYAAVYDKYVSVGPLLEKLGMTTKGLTFDVRKYVDELRGLNGVVASGVGAGQPRLTDDLHACEFILRLSGTTNGEMATDGFKTLEKRTGHLMHDLAAEHEGKKIAFSDTQNAPVPVITSPEWSGSEAGGRRYSPFTINVERKKPWHTLTGRQHFYLDHDWMLEMGEELPAFRPPLDMTALFGEPAIGDGNAQTGISVRYLTPHQKWAIHSMYQENFFMMNLSRGGQTIWMSVEDAEAVGIADNDWIEATNRNGVVSARAIVSHRMPKGTAFMYHAQDRTVNTPISETSGQRGGIHNSLTRIMLKPSHLIGGYAQLAFAFNYYGPTGNQRDEVTVIRKRTSPVTY; encoded by the coding sequence ATGACCACCACCGAATCGGCCGGACCCGACAACGCGTTGGTCGACGCGCTCATCGGAACCCGGAAGCTCTTCCAGCCCCGGGCGCGGATCACCGAGGACAACCGGGAGATCCACCGGCAGGGTGGCCGCGAGAGCGACGCGTTCTACCGGAACCGGTGGAGTCACGACAAGGTGGTCCGCTCGACCCACGGCGTCAACTGCACGGGCTCGTGCTCATGGAAGGTGTACGTCAAGGACGGCATCATCACGTGGGAGTCGCAGCAGACCGACTACCCCACGGCCGGTGCCGACCTGCCCGAGTACGAACCGCGCGGCTGCCCGCGCGGGGCGTCGTTCTCCTGGTACACCTACTCGCCGACCCGGGTGCGGTACCCGTACGTCCGGGCCGAACTGCTCCGGCAGTTCCGCGAGTCGAAGAAGCGCCTCGGCGACCCCGTCGACGCCTGGGCGGCCGTCGTCGCCGATCGCGCGGGCGCGGCCCGCTACAAGGCCCAGCGAGGCAAGGGCGGCCTCGTGCGGGCCCGGTGGGAGGAGGTCACGGAGATCATCGCCGCGGCCTACGTGCACACGATCAAGGAGTACGGCCCCGACCGGATCGCCGGCTTCTCACCGATCCCGGCGATGAGCCAGATCTCCTTCTCCTCCGGCGCCCGGTTCCACCAGCTCATCGGCGGGCCGATGCTCTCGTTCTACGACTGGTACGCCGACCTGCCCCCGGCCTCCCCGCAGGTCTTCGGCGACCAGACCGACGTGCCCGAGTCGGGCGACTGGTGGAACGCGGCCTACCTGATGATGTGGGGCTCGAACGTCCCGCTCACCCGGACCCCGGATGCGCACTGGATGACCGAGGCCCGCTACCGGGGGCAGAAGGTCATCGCGGTCGCCCCGGACTACGCCGAGAACGTCAAGTTCGCCGACGAGTGGCTGCGCCCGCACCCCGGCACCGACGCGGCGCTCGCCCTCGGGATGGGTCACACCATCCTCAAGGAGTTCTACGTCGAGAACCCGAACGAGTACTTCGTCTCCTATGCCAAGCAGTACACCGACCTGCCGTTCCTCGTCGAGGTGAGCCGCGACGACGCGGGCGCCTACCGCCCGGGCAAGTTCGTGGTCGCGGCGGACCTCGACCCGGCCGCCGTGCCGGAGCAGGCGAGCGAGCACGCCGACTTCAAGCCGGTCATGATGGATACGCGCACGAACGCACCGGTCGTGCCCCCGGGCACCCTCGGGCACCGCTTCAACGACGAGGGCATCGGCCGCTGGCACCTCGACCTCGGCGGGATCGAGCCGGCGCTCAGCCTCCTCGACAGCACAGCCGATACAGCCGATACAGCCGATACGGTCGAGATCCTCATGCCGCGTTTCGACACGACGGGTCAGGGAGGGCGTGGGGACGTCGTCCGCGGCGTTCCCGTTCGGCGTCTCGGCGAGCGGCTGGTCACCACCGTCTACGACCTCATGCTCGCCACGTTCGGCGTCGGTCGCCCGGGCATGCCCGGTGAGTGGGCGCGCGGCCTCGACGACGCCGATGCGCTCTACACCCCGGCCTGGCAGGAGGCGATCACCGGGGTGCCGGGCGGCATCTGCGCCCGCATCGGCCGGGAGTTCGCCCAGAACGCCATCGACTCGGGTGGGCGCTCCATGATCATCATGGGCGCCGGCACGAACCACTGGTTCCACTCCGACCTCATCTACCGCGCCTTCCTCACCCTCACGACCCTGTGCGGCACGCAGGGGGTCAACGGCGGCGGCTGGGCCCACTACGTCGGGCAGGAGAAGGTGCGCCCGCTCACCGGCTGGGCCCACCTGGCCAACGCGCTCGACTGGTCCCGCCCGCCCCGGCAGATGACCCAGACCACCTACTGGTACATGCACACCGACCAGTGGCGCTACGACCAGTTCGGGGCCGACACCCTCGCGGCGACGACCGGGGCCGGCTCGTTCGCCGACATGACGACCGCGGACGCGGTGGCCCTGTCGGCCCGGCTCGGCTGGCAGCCGTTCTTCCCGCAGTTCGACGTCAACCCCCTCGAGATCGCCGACCGGGCGGCCGCCGCGGAGCGCCCGACGGTCGAGTACCTCGTGGACCAGCTCAAGAGCGGCGGGATCAACTTCGCCGTCGAGGATCCGGACGCGGAGCAGAACTTCCCGCGGATCTGGTCGATCTGGCGGGCCAACACCCTCGGCTCCTCGGCCAAGGGCGACCAGTACTTCTTCAAGCACCTCCTCGGCGTGGACAACACGGTCGGCGCCGAGGAGACCGCGCCGCAGTTCCGCCCCAAGGACGTGCGCTGGCGCGAGGAGGGACCCACCGGCAAGACCGACCTCGTGCTCACCCTCGACTTCCGGATGACCACCCACACGCTCCACTCGGACATCATCCTGCCGGCGGCGACCTGGTACGAGAAATACGATCTCAACACCACGGACATGCACCCGTTCATCCACTCGTTCAACCCGGCGATCTCCACCCCGTGGCAGTCGCGCACGGACTGGCAGACGTGGGCGACGATCGCCGAGAAGTTCTCCGAACTCGCGGCCACCCACCTGGGGGTGCGCACCGACGTCGTCGCGGCGCCGCTGCAGCACGACAGCATCGGCGCGCTCGCCACGCCCCGCGGGAGGGTGCGGGACTGGAAGAAGGGCGAGTGCGAGCCGATCCCGGGCATCACCCTGCCGAACCTGGTCGAGGTGGAGCGCGACTACGCCGCGGTCTACGACAAGTACGTCTCCGTGGGCCCGCTGTTGGAGAAGCTCGGCATGACCACGAAGGGCCTCACCTTCGACGTGCGCAAGTACGTGGACGAGCTGCGCGGACTCAACGGCGTCGTCGCGAGCGGCGTGGGGGCGGGGCAGCCCCGCCTCACCGACGATCTGCACGCCTGCGAGTTCATCCTGCGGCTGTCCGGAACGACGAACGGGGAGATGGCCACCGACGGGTTCAAGACCCTCGAGAAGCGCACCGGGCACCTGATGCACGACCTCGCCGCCGAGCACGAGGGCAAGAAGATCGCCTTCTCCGACACCCAGAACGCGCCCGTGCCGGTCATCACCTCCCCGGAGTGGTCGGGATCGGAGGCCGGCGGGCGCCGGTACTCCCCGTTCACGATCAACGTCGAGCGCAAGAAGCCGTGGCACACGCTCACCGGCCGACAGCACTTCTATCTCGACCACGACTGGATGCTCGAGATGGGCGAGGAGCTGCCCGCGTTCCGGCCCCCGCTCGACATGACCGCGCTGTTCGGCGAACCCGCGATCGGCGACGGGAACGCGCAGACGGGCATCTCCGTGCGGTACCTCACCCCGCACCAGAAGTGGGCGATCCACTCGATGTACCAGGAGAACTTCTTCATGATGAACCTGTCCCGCGGCGGGCAGACCATCTGGATGAGCGTCGAGGACGCCGAGGCCGTGGGCATCGCCGACAACGACTGGATCGAGGCCACGAACCGCAACGGCGTCGTCTCGGCCCGCGCGATCGTCTCCCACCGGATGCCGAAGGGCACGGCGTTCATGTACCACGCGCAGGACCGCACGGTGAACACGCCGATCTCCGAGACGTCCGGCCAGCGGGGCGGCATCCACAATTCGCTCACCCGGATCATGCTCAAGCCGAGCCACCTGATCGGCGGCTATGCCCAGCTGGCGTTCGCATTCAACTACTACGGGCCCACGGGCAACCAGCGCGACGAGGTCACAGTGATCCGCAAGCGCACCAGCCCGGTGACCTACTGA